Genomic segment of Chiroxiphia lanceolata isolate bChiLan1 chromosome 18, bChiLan1.pri, whole genome shotgun sequence:
ACCCTTCACTGAACAGATTCACAAGACTGGAGGGTGATTCAACtgcccttttttgggggggggggggttaagCCAACAGCATGGAGACCCCTCAGCTGGCCTTCCCAACATGTTATCTGCTGCTGGCAACTGCCAGCATCTGTAAAGGCTCACTCTAAGAGTTTAGGGAATAACACTCTTTACTAAAATAAATTGTGACAGGTTAATAAGGTTTGAGGATCATCTGActgcaaaaatgtgtttaaagcAACCTACTGTACTACAAAGCaagcacaaacaaaaactcTAGTcataaaagcagcatttagTGTGCATAGAGTATGTTTCTTACCCAATAGGTGTCCCTATAGGGGAGAAGACAGGTTCAGCCTGTTGACTGATCCCAGCAGTTTTGTTGGAGTCTTCCTCAATTTTTCCCCTATTCCCAACTTACTTTTTTTTGGATTTCTGATTGGTGTAAAGTTCTCCTGCCACGCCTAATGGGGGTGGTGGGGTGGTGGATGTGGCTTGGCATTTGAAGAGAGGGTTTGACATGATCTTTGACTCAGCAGCAGAACACTTCAATCCATCTCCTTTGGTTGATAGGTACCGCACAGTCTCCTTAACAAAGTACCACAATGTCCCTCTTTCTGCCAGGATTTGAATGGAGTGGGCTGCATAGTCTCTGTTCCATCCTGCTGAGCAGATGCTTATCATTGTATGGGGAGCATTCCATCCAGGGATTTTACTCTAGAATTCTTAGTCTTCCCTAAGTTTTAACCCTAGTGGTGGATTAAAACCAGTTCATCCCACAGTGGTGGCATCTCCACAGGCACCTTTCTCTCTCAATTCCCTATCACCTGTGCCAGAAAATGCACTCTGGAGATCTCCCAGGTGTCTGAATTCTCCTCCTGGCAGGTAGCAGGGGGGTACATGTGCCCCATGAAGATCAAGGCTTGTGAAGGAACCTCACCTACTGTTCCTCCTGTAGAGGAGGTCTCTAGCAGGTACCTACTAAGATGGTGCCCACCTTGGCCTATCTGCTGCTCAGTCCCACCCTGAGCAGAAGGTAAGCCACCTCCTCATCTTCCTGAAGAGCCCGTGTCCCCCACACACAGCTCCCCAACCGCCATGGTGCCAGCACGGTCCTAACCATTAGATGGCTCCATCACCAGGCCCAGGCCACTCAGTCCAGGTGGGAACATCCCTggcagtatttattttgtatccATGGGTGGACCTCAGCAGGTGAGCAGCCTTCCAGACCTGTCACTACCAGCCATGGCTGCAGCCACCACTCCAGCCCTTGCTCCTTGGCCGCTGGACGAGTACCTGGAGCTGAGGTGGGAGAGAGAGGTGTCTGGTCATACGGGCAGGGAGAAGGCACAGAATTCCTGTGGGATTGGCTAAGGCACCAGGGATGGAATCACCTCAAGGTGTCCATGGAGTGGGAGATGCCCCTGGTGATTTCCCAGCCTATGAGAAGGTCCTATGGTGCAGCTGGGGCAAAGTCAGGTTGGGCTGAGACCTTGGGTGTCCCCTATATGTGTCCTGTACGGGTGCCCCTGGTCAGGACAAGGTGTCGTGGGGTAGAACTCTACCAAGGAAGGGCTCTCAGGGTTTGGGAAGCAGGCAGCCAGCCGTCAGAGTCCCTCTGACTCCAGCCAGGACTTTTCTGTCCTACAGGGGAAGCCAATGTTGGGTGTCCAAGTGGGCATCAGGGGGTTCCAGCCCAAAGGTAGCCTCCAAACCCACTTCTGTCCCCCAGGGCTGCCTcagaggagggatggggggaactCTATCCCTTTGGAGttacctgcagagctgcttctgttgcTCCTGCCGCCGCCGCTTGTTCTCAGCCAAAAACGTGAAGATGTTCCTCCGTGTCTGATGTGGCTCCAGCGCATGGAGCACCTGGATGGCTCGTGGGGAAAGGTGCCTGCAACAACAAGAAATCattctcccagagctgccatCTGCCTCTCCCCTCATCCCAACCTGTGCCCACCCAGTCCCACATCCACCCATCTGGTCCTGCATTCACCCACCTGGTCCCAGGTTGGAATCTCTCCACCATCTCGTCCACAGGGAGGGGGGTTCCAGCCCTCCCCCATGTCACAGTGACCCCCTTTCTCTGGGGCTGGAGTGAAGGATGGGGAGCCCAAGGACCTCCAGGGCCAGATACCTGCCAAGGAGGGGACGCTTTCAATAAACGAGAGGTGACACTTCCTAGTATCCCTGGAAAGGTGAGAGCCGGGAGACTCCGCACCACACCATGGCTGGTAGCTGATGGTGCTTCCCAGAGCTCTCCCTTGGGGAATGAGTGGGCAAACTCTGCTCTGTGGTTGGGTGACCCCCAACTTTCCCCCAAGGAATCCCATCTCCTTCAATCCTAAGAATCCCCCCAAAGCCCCAGGATACTCATAATCCCCAGGGCATACCAAACCCTCTCAGAGACTGCCCCCCTCCATCCAGGTCCTCAGGGACTCCCATCTCCCTGGGAAGAgtcccccaaaaccccaggaTCCCTCCAATCTCCAGGGATtacccccaaaccaccccaggGACCCTCAAAGCCCCCTGAGATACCCTAAGCCCTCCAGGAATCTCCAACGCCTAGAAGAGacccctcccccaccccccagaGGTCCTTCCCTGATCCCCCTGAGGTCCCCTCTGACCCTCAATTCCACCCCCCGTGCCCCTGTTCTGGGAGGGTTCTATAGGCAGCCAAGGTGCCCTCACACACAGGGTCCCTGCCCATACCTGGGGCACCTGCTGAtcctccctggcagcccaggCTTCCCATGCCACCCATTCCACCTTCTGCTCTCTCCAGCAGGAATTCCCGTGCTCCCACTCTGCAGACAGCTGACAGACCTCCTGGAGGTGTCAGGCACAGTTAGGTTCAGCTTTGGAGGAGCTTTCTTCAGGTCTGATCCATCTGGCACATACCTGCAGCGCTCTCTGGCAGTTCTCAGAGGCCAGGAGTGTGGTGTCAAGCCTAGCTGAAGGAGCTGACTCCTGCCCATCtgtctcccccatcccaggaaagatgcctggggacaggggcagcACACTGCAGAGACATGAGGAgtcagcaggagcacagggcaggcagaTATCCTGTTTTCCTCTGGGGCCAAAGCTTCCCAGATGttggagagaagcagagagctggggctgtttccCGTGGTCCTTTCCGAGTCACTACAGCCCAAGTGTCTGAGGAGGCTATCACCCAGGGGTGCAAGGACccctcccatcccttcccacgAGGGTCTCACCTGGCAGGTGGCTTCATCCCTGGCTCTTGCTGCCTCATGCCTGGCCTCAGCTTTGGTAGCATGGGGAGGGAAAACTTGTCAGGATGTTCCTGTGCCCCTGGGAAAGGAGGCAGCTCTTGGGAACAGCCCTGTGAGGGTGAGCGATCACCAGGCTGTGATCACTCCATGTGGGGTAGAGCAGCAGGGACCCATCCTGTACCTGTTCTGACCCTGTGCTTCTCTGCAACCTTCATGTGCCAGGTGGAGAAAGCCTCAGACACAGCAAGCTGAAacctggaatcacagaatgacaacatactgaattggaagggactcacaaggatcactgaggcCAACTGCAGAAGCGAATGAGGACACAGGCTTGAGGAATGGCAACTCCCACACCCTGCAGGATAGAAAGGAACCAGGAAGCCACTGAGGAAGCACACTCACCTGGGGAACGAGTGAGCCCATGCAGCCTGCATCCCCCCAACTCCATCATTGAGACCAGcatccagcacacacagcctctGCAGAGTGACATGGAGCCATCAGGAGATTCCCATGGAGGAAGCAGACCTGTCTCCTGCTCCTTTAGGAGCCACTTCTCCAACCCCCTTTTCCCAAACCTCATCCATGAATATTATGatcgtggaatcacagaatcattaaggttggaagagCCTCTggagaccatcaagtccaaccaaggacaccactaaaccatgtccccagatgccacatccacacgtcttaaatacctccagggatggtgactccaccaacctgggcagcctgtgccactACTGGACAAACCTTTACATGAAGAAATGTTCcctaaaatccaacctaaacataTCCTGGTGGAATTTGTCCAGTCACttgttatctgggagaagagactgacctgCACCTGGCTACACCTTCCTTTCAGGTAGACGCAGAGAACAAGACAGTCCCTGctaagcctccttttctccagactgagccaccccagctccctcagctgcttctcatgaGACTTGTGcttcagccccttccccagccctgctgtccttctctggacacactccagcacatCAGTGTCCCCAGATTCCAGCTCACAGTGAGCAGTAGAGCCACCCAGGTGTCCCAGTTCTCCAGCTTCTTGACGCAGCTGCGGTGGAACTGCATGCACAGGACATTGTCCTGGCATGACAGGACGCCAGTGTCCCCAAAGGCAAAGGCAAggtgctgcctgtccctcagCTGAAAGGAGTATAGGAGGACGGTCTCCTCCACACAGTCCCTCAATATGTCTGGCGGGAGGGACGTGGTCTGTGACAGCCACCAGTAGTCTAGTGGTGCGATCTCAATGTCACCTgtaaggaggaagaggatgacCATTGTCATGACCACAGCTGCGCAAATTTCCACATGGAATTCACTGCAAAATgccagagagaaagagggattTGTTTTTGTCCCCCAACTTTGGAGGCAattccctccccctcccaaaGAGCAGGGGCACACCCCTCTCCCAAATGTGAAGCAGGATCCCTTCTCACCAGGGATCATCACTGTGGGGAACATCAACTCCTGCAGACAGGACACATCCATGTCCAACTGGAACACAGGTCTTCGCACTACATATACCTCTTCTGCACCATCAACTTGCTCAGGGACCACAGCAAAGGTCCCTAGTCCTGGGACCAGGACACCCTGCCgaggaagaagacaaaacaGCTGAGTGAATACTTTGGAGATAAGAAATGTTAAAACTgtgggaaaaatgaaaaccccACATTCTCCATTTTCTTACTTCCCCTCTTCAAATTATTTGCCAAAATTCCTTGGCTAAAGAAGATCCCAAGGAATTCAAACCCAGGGAATGATTCCTGGGGATGATCCTTGGCATAGACCCAGCATGATCCTGAGTTTCTCCAGTCCTGGAAGCTTGAGGCACATGGGGTTCTCTTGGGGTGGTGCCATGATGCTCAGGGAGGGGGGACTACAGGGGACCAAGATGCCAGCCCACCTTGTCCTGCTTCATCTGCCCCAGGATGTACACAGACACAACATCCCAGATGGCCACCACCTCTGGAAAGTACCAGAAAGAGGCATCAGGTTCCACTTGCGGCATCTCGGAAGTGACATCCGGGAAGTGACAGATGGGCCTCATAAAGAGCCTGGACTAGGCCGTTCCCCAGGTTCTGCCTCCCTCTGCTcactgagcagggctggggcagaaCTGGGGATGTGGGAAGGGCTCAGGACCAGGGCTGTGATCATCCAACCCCCAAAAAGAGAtggcaccccaaaacccaggtTGATGTCACAAGAAGATCCTATGGGAAGAACCAGAAGGTCTCCCAAAGGAGACTAGTTAAACGGCTGATGCCCAGTCAGCTCCTGAGAACCCAGTGAGAGCTGTTGGACCTCCCATGCCACAGGACCCCAGACCCCTTTTCACTCCAGAACTAGAACTGTGAGAAGAGTCAGCTCCCATTGGAAGCTGGCCCTGGATTGGGGACACGCCGTACTCACAGGAGCCTCGAGGTAGCCCCAACCCTCTCCAACCATTCCACCAGCCCTCAGGGAGTTCCCCAAATCTTCACCCTCAGTGGAGAGCTGCAAGAGTGTGGGGAACAAGCAACTCTGCTTCCTGTTGATGCTGACACTGCAGTACccctccatcctgctccccaAATTCCCGTCTGAtgacccctgccctgcctgtccccaagGGCCAGAACAACCCCCACAGCCCTAAAAACAGCCCCCTGACCACCCCCCCCCGGGCTCTGGGCAGGGGCCAGCAGCCCCCAGTCCTCACTGTGGAGTGCACCCGGTGATGTGGGGCACCACTTTGTGACATCACCAGTGGCCTGGGAAGGTGCGTTATGACATCAGCAGGGAGATGGTACAGCAGGGGAGCGGGGAAGGGATTGAGGAAGTAAGGGCCTCTCCTGGCTCACCTCAGCTGTTACGGGGTGTCACCAGGTGTCattgctgctgagctgggccgTGGTCCTACAGATAATCATAGACAATaacagatataaatatataaaaatacacaaataataTCTATTTAAAAAGAATCATAAATCATTTTTATGGGCTTTATCGTCTATGAAATTTCAGGGATTAAGGGCTTTTCCCACCCAGAATGCTATTTTTTAACCTAAAAAAacttaaggtttttttttttcttcttagttaAAAATCCAACAAATCCAAGGaataatggagaaaaattagggcttctgctgggaaaaaaccACCTAAACCAATGAAAAGGTGATAAGAactctttgatttaaaaaaaatatgtctaaaAAAGCAGGAGATTAAGtggtttttcattaaaaagccCCAGGGAATAAGGATGTTCTGGGGTAAGAAATAATAAGGTTTGGAGGGATATCAAAATTGAAATAAAGGTGGAGGGtttttattaaagaagaaataaataaacttttttccttaCTAGAGATAATAACAggttttttgttgaaaaataagTAGTAATTAAGGAATGAggattcttaaaaattaaaataaggcaaataaaatgggtttcttccttaaaaaaaaaaatcgttaAAAAGAGAGAGTTACAAGGGCTCTTATTGTTAGACAAATTAAAGGTTTTGTCccaaaaatcttcctttttaaacTCGAAGGGGcttcttcatgttttcctgAGAAACCCCTGGCGGAACTTcccatgggaagggatgggctcaaaaaaatgcagattttgggTTTTGAATCTGGGGAATGGGCATGGGGGTTGGGACAGTTCATTGGGTTGCAAAAGTGACCCTGACATTCTGGAGAATTTGGGAATGGGTAGCTTGATCCTGTCACAGACAGGGGATATCGTGATAGGTACTGGATCCACAGGGATGTTGTGCTGGATGTGGGAGCCACATCGGTatccccagcagcccccactTTCCCCTGGAATCCCCTTACCAAGTTTCATTGCTGGATTCAGCAGGTGGTGACTATATATACCTTTCcacttttatcctttctttctctaccTTTCCTTATACATTTCCtcaagtattatttttatgctttaatatTGCCTACTTTAATATGCTTTAATATTGTACCACTATAGATGATAACACCCAAAACGGCAACATATCTGTttacttttgaaacaaaattgttctaaaataaaccctacatatatatatttacaaacactGTTTCACTGTAGCccaccccaagggatttattaacaagaacctgggttaccctgCCCTTCTGGGATGATTTGTAgaaggttggaaggaacctttaatATCATTTCATTCCAGCCCCatgcaggggcagggacaccttccactagaccaggttgctccaagccccatccaacttggccttgaacgcttccatGGACAGGGCAGCCACAGAATCTGTGGCAGGTTTTCCAGGAAGGCTTTGGTGTTGGTAACAGTTTGTGCAGAATTCCCCTATTCCAGTCCTCAAGCTGCTGAAGAGGAATTGATCCCTGCATCACCCCACTAATTTGAGTGCCAGCAGTTTGTAACAGTCACTCTcattctccttccttgcctGAAGCATTGTTatcctcctgcagcagtgacagaCAAAGGGGTGTAGGGGCTGTGGAGAGGACTGGAGGACTTGGAGGACTTGGGAATGTTTCCTGACCTCAGTGTGCCAGTCAGCACCACTGCATCTCTCCCACAGGCAAACCAGAGCATCTTTCTGGTTCCCATAGCATATTTCCCTCATCTAACAGGGTCTGTGGCAGAGTGGGAGCATTTTAATTATCCTTTGGTAAAGTTTTAAGCTTAttcttaattgtttttaattcctCAGGGGAACATCTGGGAACAGATGTTTTGCAtttccttcatccttgagatgaTCAAGGGATGGAAACCTTCTACTTCGTCGAGGTCGAGTGTCaataaaaaaaggcagttgCATTATTTTGTCAATGTTAATACCTGAAACTGTGAAATTTCCCTCCCCACTAGTAGTGTTACTATTTGGTGCACTTTTTACTGCTAAATAAATGGTAtagtttcttctttgtttcttaaaaaaaagaaatatttacagataaGGTCCAGTTAAGCAAAGGTCCTAAATGTGTCCCCCTGTGTGAGGAACTGGGCAGTTCCCAGCCTCAGTCACCACAGGGGCACCTACCAGGTTTAGGTTGAGCAATGTTGGACAAAAATTATATGCTGGTTATGCAAGTGAAGTGATGCAAGAATAAATCcaggtttttaaaagtttccctgtgtgctgtcacGTTCTTGAGAAGTGCTGGACAAGAGTGAGATGGTGTCAGGAAATCTCTAGGTGAGTCTCTCTTCCCTCAGGCAccaatctctgctctgtgtgacccagtgacaggactcgagggaatggctggagctgtgtcaggggaggtttaggttggatattaggaaaaggttcttcccccaaagggtggttgggcactgaacaggctccctagggcagtggtcacagcaccaaggctgccagagctccaggagcgtttagacaacactctcagggaaatggtgggattgttggggtgacttttgcagggccaggagttggacttggatgatccttgtgggtccctcccagctcagaacattctgtgattccatgattatcAATGCTGCCAACACTCGCCTTGCTCCCAAGATGGACCAGGAACAGACGGGCATGACTGGAAAAGTCCTAAACCCACTCTAAAAGCATAgggcagggagaaaaagagagagagagagatagaaaaAGTTCTGGTTCCAGTGTTGATCTATCTTGATTTTAATCCTGATTTCTGCATTGATCCAGCTGCATCACTCTGGCTGATGGGATGTCCACTTGGCCTCATCTGCAGGTCCAGCCATGGGCCCAGGTGtagcagggagggaggatgcTGAACTGAAACCATACACTGTTGAAAGTTCAACAGTATTACCAAAAAAGTAGCCAACAAAACGAAAACttgagagaggaaggaggaggaaaataagcCCTCAGTATGACTCCCCCACTAACTCAGGTGTTGCTTACAAAGTTATCTTACTGACTCCAGAATGCCTagaattacccatagcagaagttGCATTCTTGGAGTGTTGGCAGGCTCACAAGATGGCGGGCGTTCCCACAAAAGGCAATGTTGTCCTTCAATGTGAAGCTTGAGTTCCACTCCCAGCACAAGCTCTCTGCTTTTTATGCAATTAATTGGTGACgtctacctgggcaggtgtggccagcaccgcccagcTAGAGGCCTTCAGTCCCTCCCTCCGTTATGCAAATGGCATCTCTTCTGCACATGCATGGGTACTCTGCATTTCCCCATGCCTGCATTCTGCACCTTTGGGGGTCTTTcctaaatgagtctgggggcgtATTTCATCAccctcctcttcactttcttcttcaaatgcCCTTGAAGGGCCATCAGCCAGTAGTGAGGTaccaattaatttcagtttatacaagatGCCTTCCTTCAAGGACAAAGTTTTCATTTGTCAGtacttgttttctcataacttggcaggaaaagaacagactcTCACAAgtggctgggccaaacacagaccaaaaaatagCAGCATCTGATTAAGCACAAATACACCACGGCAGGTCGGGAGTTGGggttcccttccccttctccatctccatctcttGTCTATCTCTGTCGTTGTCTCCTGCAGAGAGAAATCCAGTGAACTACTTCCTCTTGAGAGAGTGGATCTCCTGGGAGTGGGTTAAGCTCCCTGCTCCTTTATATACTCCTTGGGCAGGGCAAGGCTCTGGTGATGTCCCAAGGCTCTCTGGGCACCAAAATGTCGCACATCACAAAGGGTCCTGAAATGTGCCTGTGTCATAAAGGGCTACACCCGACACCCCATCAACAGCAGAACCGACTGGAGCCAGTacagggcagcccctgggctTGTGGACTTGTAGCCCCTGCTGTGCTCAAAGCCCAGAGCCCTACACACcaacaaatggaaaatataaacttttaaaaagtcatacTCAGTTCTATTACAGCCATCAACTAAAAAATCAAACATTCgatttcttctttataaagTACAATGGTACTGCATTGCCCTTATTTGTGAAGGACCAGgaatcagaatggggaaaatctcagaagtggaaaaggatGTACAGTGATTGAACAGACTTTATGATACAGACTTCATAGTTATTATGTATACACACATTGTATGTTCCCCCAGAATTTGTATCTTCCGGGCATATCCCAGCCtgttcacctccctgctcccctgttTCTCTGCCGATtggctgaaggagctgcagggaggaaacagcctccATTcgccccttctctccccagttCCTCTCACGTTCCTCCCTCTTTCGCCTGTGACCCTATCCTGATCTGCTCTCCCATTTGTCTGATACCCCACCTACGACGGATTAGTGGGAGGGGGGAGACCTCCAGGCCTTAGGCTGCTAGCCCATTACCTGCGAGGTGAATGCCCTTCCCCCCGTCCCAGCACGTGGCCCTGCGACCCCGCAAGGAGCACACAaaccaccagggagggacggacgaaagaggaagtttattgtggggtagGGATTTATAAGGCTTTCAGGAGGGTCAAAAGGGGACCAATCACAAGTTCAGTGTCACATAGAAAAAACCAATCAGGTGAAGGGTCAACAGCCAATAGGAAGAGGTTAACAAAGGtcaatgggaaacacctcagggcaccttcccaggacaccttgtgtgggagcacagggggtgtcgggaagaAGATCAATGACTctgcaaaaaggtaaaaaccgttttaaaacctgtttaaaccaccttaaaaacttcggtttctataacatttgaactattttcattttcttcactagtccatctctgacaggacttcttccatcctgcatatggcaaatccattgccacacCCACCCTATGTTCTGGTCCTTTCCCTGTCTGAACCGATAAGAATCCTGCGCACGCCTGAACAAATCATTCTACCTGCATCCTACCCTCGTGTCCCGGACTCATGTAATGCCACGGTCCCCCCCCCTTTTTGGACCACGGCACTTATTGGCATATTTGAACAGAGATCTGTCTCAGTCTGAGGAGACTGGGGTGTTtactaaagaggatgagttataaGGTAGACcgaactcctctctctcagcaattgtaaattcaaaattaaggggttttaatcaaggaagtgtggaaaaacccagaagaaataacaaccccttattaaaagatatatgtatgttggcaaaaatagtaacagaacacaaaaaaaaatagacagtagtcctagaaaaaagaaaaaaggtctgaaggagatacttctctgtcctttagcgcagtcctaatCATGGTCTacagggggcgctgttggatcgctgaaggtgcagagcctgcagttctcAGTCGCGGTCAGCAGGGAGCGCTGTTGGGCTCCGGTGGTCACCACGTGGGGAGAGGGGTCGGGGGGGTGGTCCCGGACCGTGGGAGAATCCGAGAAGGAAATGGGGGACCCTTCCCTCAgtaggaggaaaaagggaagggaagcagtcTACTCCCACGGGGCTCACTGCTGTCCCAGGTGACGGTGTCTCAaaactcctcccttctctcctgcgGGCATGCAACTCTCTgatgaaacacagcagatccGGGGAGTGGGACAGCCAGGCAAGTTGAAGCCAGCAGTCCGAACTGACCAGGATGAGAAGCCAAAAACCAGATCCTCAGTCCCTCTCCCCAAATGCCTGCACGCAGACCGCTGTCTCCCTCTGAGCGTCCACTCCACAGTCTGCCTCTCCCCTCTTCGAGCAGAGCCACCAGCCTccagcctctgatgggccatTAGCAAGGAATGTAGCTCAGCTGGTTACATCCTTTGTAAAGCTAATgacctccctttccccccccctcccctcacccctccGCCCCTCCATTTTTCCTtggagtggagcaggggaagaaaaatttctaacctgaatttctaacctataacaaGATCTTAAAACTGAAACACTGTTCATGGAAAGAAAACGACTGAACTACAGCTGCAAGGAACATGAACTAATGAACTCAGGACAGGAGCAGTGCAAAAGccaaaaatgtttgctttgttaaaaaaaccccacttccTAGGAATGAACATCTTGAACacttgattttttcttttctttttatttttttttgtttgtttttaaaagcaagaacCCTTTTCTTGATGGCTGTTCGGGTGCTAAATCCTACCACGGAATCAAAGGTGGATTTGCTGTCTTTGCCACCGGGTTGATCATTCCTGATGACTTGGAAAGAAAACCATGCCAGTGGCTGGGAATGCTAGAACAGCTATTTCTCTCAAGACTCTTTCTTCCTGAAGGTTTTCTCATGACCATGTTAAAATGGGAACATTTTGAGCACAGAACCCTAAAAGGGGCAATGTGGCAAAGAGGGACTCCCTTATCTTGCCCATAATTCAAGATGTCTAAAATAGCTaaatttgaatgttttcatCTCTAGCTCACTGTGTAATTAACACCACAGGGAAGGAAACATCCCGCCTTTTCCAAGGGGTCCCATTCAATTAGTTCATCaccttcaggaaaaaacccttacAGAATCGTTCCTCTTCCAATAGCAAAACACAAATACTACCCATCTGGTCAACATTTTCAACTACTACTTACATTTCTATCCCATTAATACAACAGACAACATTGCTGGGATCAATGGAACAATACTGTAGGATacaagagctctgcagagatTTGACGGGCAAGGAAATCAAGGAAGTTCTTTTTTGAATTTCTATGATAATATTCCACTACTGACACTTTAGTAGAGGAAATAACCACAAGTATTAATGTTTATAGAGGATCCAAAGTCA
This window contains:
- the LOC116795964 gene encoding uncharacterized protein LOC116795964, with protein sequence MEGYCSVSINRKQSCLFPTLLQLSTEEVVAIWDVVSVYILGQMKQDKGVLVPGLGTFAVVPEQVDGAEEVYVVRRPVFQLDMDVSCLQELMFPTVMIPGDIEIAPLDYWWLSQTTSLPPDILRDCVEETVLLYSFQLRDRQHLAFAFGDTGVLSCQDNVLCMQFHRSCVKKLENWDTWVALLLTRLCVLDAGLNDGVGGMQAAWAHSFPRFQLAVSEAFSTWHMKVAEKHRVRTGAQEHPDKFSLPMLPKLRPGMRQQEPGMKPPASVLPLSPGIFPGMGETDGQESAPSARLDTTLLASENCQRALQEVCQLSAEWEHGNSCWREQKVEWVAWEAWAAREDQQVPQVSGPGGPWAPHPSLQPQRKGVTVTWGRAGTPLPVDEMVERFQPGTRHLSPRAIQVLHALEPHQTRRNIFTFLAENKRRRQEQQKQLCSSRYSSSGQGARAGVVAAAMAGSDRSGRLLTC